The proteins below come from a single Isoptericola dokdonensis DS-3 genomic window:
- a CDS encoding TrkH family potassium uptake protein, producing MRPPTPPGRRHPGRPGTGRPAATSLRRRPAQVVALGFLTAIGIGTALLLLPVSATGQRASFVEALFTATSATCVTGLTVVDTQTFWTPFGQTVILVLIQIGGFGVMTVASLLGLVLTRRLGLRSRLVAAESTHSVGLGDVKRIMVGALWITLVAEVALGLVVAARLVVGYDEGVGHALWSGFFHSVSSFNNAGFSIYSDNLVRFVADPWVCLPLSAAVIVGGLGFPVLIELWRHARTPRVEGRRQALFTMSRWSMHTRLTVGTTAILLAVGTLFFLAVEWANPRTMGPLDVPGKMLASFTHSVMTRTAGFNAIDVSGMNHGSWFLTDVLMFIGGGSAGTAGGVKVGTFALLAFIIWSELRGDTEVTVFDRRVMPSTLRQALVVALSSVALVITATLFITVTVPPERFALDRVLFEVVSAFSTTGLSTGITADLDQWHQVVLVVLMFLGRLGPITLGTGLALRERAKVYRYPEGSALVG from the coding sequence GTGCGACCACCCACCCCGCCGGGACGGCGGCACCCCGGACGTCCCGGCACCGGGCGCCCGGCCGCGACGAGCCTGCGCCGTCGACCCGCCCAGGTGGTCGCCCTGGGGTTCCTCACCGCCATCGGCATCGGCACCGCCCTGCTCCTGCTGCCCGTCTCCGCGACCGGGCAGCGGGCGTCGTTCGTCGAGGCGCTGTTCACCGCGACCTCCGCCACCTGCGTCACCGGGCTGACCGTCGTCGACACCCAGACGTTCTGGACCCCGTTCGGCCAGACCGTCATCCTCGTCCTCATCCAGATCGGCGGGTTCGGCGTGATGACCGTCGCGTCGCTGCTCGGCCTCGTGCTGACCCGTCGTCTCGGCCTGCGCAGCCGCCTCGTCGCCGCCGAGTCGACCCACTCCGTCGGCCTGGGCGACGTCAAGCGCATCATGGTCGGCGCCCTGTGGATCACCCTCGTGGCCGAGGTCGCGCTCGGCCTCGTCGTCGCCGCCCGGCTGGTCGTCGGGTACGACGAGGGCGTCGGGCACGCCCTGTGGTCCGGGTTCTTCCACTCGGTGTCGTCGTTCAACAACGCCGGGTTCTCGATCTACTCGGACAACCTCGTGCGGTTCGTCGCGGACCCGTGGGTCTGCCTGCCGCTCAGCGCGGCCGTCATCGTCGGCGGCCTCGGGTTCCCCGTCCTCATCGAGCTGTGGCGGCACGCCAGGACACCCCGGGTGGAGGGACGCCGGCAGGCCCTGTTCACCATGTCCCGCTGGAGCATGCACACGCGGCTCACCGTCGGGACGACGGCGATCCTCCTGGCGGTCGGCACCCTGTTCTTCCTCGCCGTCGAGTGGGCGAACCCGCGGACCATGGGGCCGCTCGACGTGCCCGGCAAGATGCTCGCGTCGTTCACGCACTCAGTGATGACCCGCACCGCCGGGTTCAACGCGATCGACGTCTCCGGGATGAACCACGGCTCGTGGTTCCTCACGGACGTCCTGATGTTCATCGGCGGCGGCTCCGCCGGGACCGCCGGCGGGGTCAAGGTGGGCACGTTCGCGCTGCTCGCCTTCATCATCTGGTCCGAGCTGCGCGGCGACACCGAGGTGACCGTCTTCGACCGGCGCGTCATGCCGTCCACGCTGCGCCAGGCGCTCGTCGTCGCCCTGAGCTCCGTGGCCCTCGTCATCACCGCCACCCTCTTCATCACGGTCACGGTGCCACCCGAGCGGTTCGCGCTGGACCGGGTCCTCTTCGAGGTCGTCTCCGCGTTCTCCACCACCGGTCTGTCCACCGGCATCACCGCGGACCTCGACCAGTGGCACCAGGTCGTGCTCGTCGTCCTTATGTTCCTCGGGCGCCTCGGCCCCATCACCCTCGGCACCGGGCTGGCGCTGCGGGAGCGGGCCAAGGTCTACCGGTACCCGGAGGGGTCCGCGCTCGTCGGGTGA
- a CDS encoding CAP domain-containing protein: MTKRRGASGWRQVTSLLAAFGAGAVLVLAGGAFAPDLMRLPEPPAALASPWSRTPDDAAASRGGADVHADPSVPPSAAPDTATDDPTDDPTDDPTDDPTDGPSDGSSDDGTDDGGRGGRDVDRPDDAWDTGDDRGDTAAGDDDDPGVQDDADADGATEDEAGAGDTTERPAADAAEQPATDAAAVLALVDAERAAAGCPALRADTALDGLGAAHAADMRDRGYFDHTDPDGRTPWDRAAAAGVDGVAAENIARGQADAAAVVAAWMDSPGHRANILDCSLTRHGLGRADGSGGPWWVQVFGR; encoded by the coding sequence GTGACGAAGCGTCGGGGAGCGTCGGGGTGGCGGCAGGTGACCAGCCTGCTGGCGGCGTTCGGCGCCGGGGCGGTGCTGGTGCTGGCCGGGGGCGCGTTCGCGCCCGACCTGATGCGGCTGCCCGAACCGCCCGCCGCGCTCGCCTCTCCCTGGTCGCGCACGCCCGACGACGCGGCCGCGTCGCGGGGCGGCGCCGACGTCCACGCCGATCCCTCGGTGCCGCCCTCCGCGGCCCCGGATACTGCGACCGACGACCCGACCGACGACCCGACCGACGACCCGACCGACGACCCGACCGACGGCCCGTCCGACGGCTCGAGCGACGACGGCACCGATGACGGCGGGCGGGGCGGGCGGGACGTCGACCGGCCGGACGACGCCTGGGACACCGGCGACGACCGCGGTGACACCGCGGCCGGGGACGACGACGACCCCGGCGTGCAGGACGACGCCGACGCCGACGGCGCCACGGAGGACGAGGCGGGTGCCGGGGACACCACCGAGCGGCCGGCCGCGGACGCTGCCGAGCAGCCGGCCACGGACGCCGCTGCGGTGCTGGCGCTCGTCGACGCGGAGCGTGCGGCGGCCGGCTGCCCTGCCCTGCGGGCGGACACCGCGCTGGACGGCCTGGGCGCGGCGCACGCGGCGGACATGCGCGACCGCGGCTACTTCGACCACACCGACCCGGACGGACGCACCCCGTGGGACCGCGCCGCGGCGGCGGGGGTCGACGGCGTGGCGGCGGAGAACATCGCGCGCGGCCAGGCGGACGCGGCGGCCGTGGTCGCGGCGTGGATGGACAGCCCCGGGCATCGCGCGAACATCCTGGACTGCTCCCTGACCCGGCACGGTCTGGGGCGTGCGGACGGCTCGGGCGGGCCGTGGTGGGTGCAGGTCTTCGGCCGCTGA
- a CDS encoding LysR family transcriptional regulator — MDIDLRHLRLVTVVAEQGSVTRASNVLGMAQPALTAQLNRIDTALGGPCFVRDRHGTRPTPLGELVLRHARVLLPAMDAFSEDVRRHVSARTGEATSLRVGTVTTVLGGLFLNRLRSGLGGVALTSYTSWSPDEAATRLRRGTLDLALVGACENDTLPTDGDVEWFRLHTDPVFVLLASEHPLAGQDTVPLGGLAEESWLTAPGDGCFERCFVAACTRAGFAPHEVSEVERASAVEQVRDGHAVALVQPLLLDQPGVVPVALEGEPLSWSQYVGWRRDAVERFDVDVVRAAALGAHAEAVRRTPAYASYLERRDG, encoded by the coding sequence ATGGACATCGACCTGCGGCACCTGCGACTGGTGACCGTCGTCGCCGAGCAGGGCAGCGTCACCAGGGCGTCGAACGTGCTCGGCATGGCGCAGCCCGCCCTGACCGCCCAGCTGAACCGGATCGACACCGCCCTGGGCGGCCCGTGCTTCGTCCGGGACCGCCACGGTACCCGCCCCACGCCGCTGGGGGAGCTGGTGCTGCGGCACGCCCGCGTGCTGCTGCCCGCCATGGACGCGTTCAGCGAGGACGTCCGCCGCCACGTCTCCGCCCGCACCGGCGAGGCGACGTCCCTGCGGGTCGGCACCGTCACGACCGTGCTGGGCGGGCTGTTCCTCAACCGGCTGCGCTCGGGGCTCGGCGGGGTCGCGCTGACGTCGTACACGTCGTGGTCGCCGGACGAGGCCGCCACCCGGCTGCGGCGCGGCACGCTCGACCTCGCGCTCGTGGGCGCGTGCGAGAACGACACCCTGCCGACCGACGGGGACGTCGAGTGGTTCCGCCTGCACACCGACCCGGTCTTCGTGCTGCTCGCGTCGGAGCATCCCCTCGCCGGCCAGGACACGGTCCCCCTCGGCGGGCTCGCGGAGGAGTCGTGGCTCACCGCGCCCGGTGACGGCTGCTTCGAGCGCTGCTTCGTCGCGGCGTGCACGCGGGCGGGGTTCGCGCCGCACGAGGTGAGCGAGGTCGAGCGTGCCTCCGCCGTCGAGCAGGTGCGGGACGGCCACGCCGTGGCGCTGGTCCAGCCGCTGCTGCTGGACCAGCCCGGGGTGGTGCCGGTCGCGCTGGAGGGCGAGCCGTTGTCCTGGTCGCAGTACGTCGGCTGGCGGCGCGACGCCGTCGAGCGGTTCGACGTCGACGTGGTCCGGGCCGCCGCGCTCGGGGCGCACGCCGAGGCGGTGCGCCGCACCCCGGCCTACGCGAGCTACCTGGAGCGCCGGGACGGCTGA
- a CDS encoding alpha/beta hydrolase family protein: protein MAERVTFTSSTGPRLAGLVDVPDGEVRGWGVFVHGFTLGKDSPAAARTCKQLAAEGIGMLRYDNLGLGDSEGDWGDGSFTVKVADTVLAARFMAERGTPVELVAGHSWGGAAAIAAAPEIPGARAVATLCAPFDPGHAEHHYDGLVDQVLAAGNAVWQVGGKRLNLKRGMVEDVRAADLAHRIPALGLPLLVLHSPTDDTVGIDNASEIFRAARHPRSFVSLEGSDHLLTRPGQAQRAGRIISAWADQYLRQD, encoded by the coding sequence ATGGCCGAACGCGTCACCTTCACCAGCAGCACCGGACCACGCCTGGCCGGGCTCGTCGACGTCCCCGACGGGGAGGTCCGGGGCTGGGGCGTGTTCGTGCACGGGTTCACGCTCGGCAAGGACTCCCCCGCCGCGGCCCGCACGTGCAAGCAGCTCGCCGCCGAGGGCATCGGGATGCTGCGCTACGACAACCTGGGCCTCGGCGACTCCGAGGGCGACTGGGGCGACGGGTCGTTCACCGTGAAGGTCGCCGACACCGTGCTCGCCGCGCGGTTCATGGCCGAGCGCGGCACGCCCGTCGAGCTCGTCGCCGGGCACTCGTGGGGCGGCGCGGCCGCCATCGCCGCTGCCCCCGAGATCCCCGGGGCGCGGGCCGTCGCGACGCTCTGCGCGCCGTTCGACCCCGGTCACGCCGAGCACCACTACGACGGGCTCGTCGACCAGGTGCTCGCCGCGGGCAACGCCGTCTGGCAGGTGGGCGGCAAGCGCCTCAACCTCAAGCGCGGCATGGTCGAGGACGTCCGCGCGGCCGACCTCGCGCACCGCATCCCCGCGCTCGGGCTCCCGCTGCTCGTCCTGCACTCCCCCACCGACGACACGGTCGGGATCGACAACGCCAGCGAGATCTTCCGCGCCGCACGCCACCCGCGCAGCTTCGTCTCCCTGGAGGGCTCCGACCACCTGCTCACCCGGCCCGGCCAGGCGCAGCGGGCGGGCCGCATCATCAGCGCGTGGGCCGACCAGTACCTGCGGCAGGACTGA
- a CDS encoding DUF7059 domain-containing protein: MTTPPPGDVAALRTALTDAAYTVDGVEDLLGPLASAALHREQSVPARRVVATRSADRRATLTSLFLLGDEVSRGAVDAALPGVGTAGAAALGLVEAAGAGADDAVRAVLDLRPYAATDARGPVEWWLVSDLGELATGRRLAVDHVLGAGGASTTLAQVTMRDPVGRVLDLGTGCGIQALHAARHATRVVATDVSRRALDLTRLNVALNTPDAEVETRLGSMLEPVADDRFDLVVSNPPFVITPHEGAAGAAVERAIGAFEYRDGGRSGDDLVRDLITGVGAVLAPGGVVQMLGNWEHRRGQDWTDRVGGWLDASGLDGWVIERELLDPAEYAETWIRDGGTTAARDQAAWDAAYGAWLDDFAGRDVEGVGFGIVTLRRPAEGARPSLRRLEEHHGSLRQPLGGHLAATLAAHDWLEARDDDDLAAERLVVAADVTEERYLTPGAADPNVVIVRQGDGLGRGLQASTGLAAFVGVCDGELAVGQIVGALGALLDVPADDLAAELLPAVRGLVRDGFLSPAAGTGRPTR, translated from the coding sequence GTGACCACGCCGCCGCCCGGCGACGTGGCGGCGCTGCGGACGGCGCTGACGGACGCTGCGTACACGGTCGACGGCGTGGAGGACCTGCTGGGTCCGCTGGCGTCCGCGGCGCTGCACCGGGAGCAGTCGGTCCCGGCGCGACGCGTCGTCGCGACGCGGTCCGCGGACCGGCGCGCGACGCTGACGAGCCTGTTCCTCCTGGGTGACGAGGTGTCGCGCGGCGCGGTCGACGCCGCCCTGCCGGGTGTCGGCACGGCCGGCGCCGCGGCGCTCGGCCTGGTCGAGGCCGCCGGGGCCGGGGCGGACGACGCGGTGCGCGCCGTGCTGGACCTGCGTCCCTACGCCGCCACCGACGCCCGCGGCCCGGTCGAGTGGTGGCTCGTCAGCGACCTGGGCGAGCTGGCCACGGGCCGCCGCCTCGCCGTCGACCACGTGCTCGGCGCGGGAGGAGCCTCGACGACCCTGGCGCAGGTGACGATGCGCGACCCGGTCGGGCGCGTGCTGGACCTCGGCACGGGGTGCGGCATCCAGGCGTTGCACGCGGCACGGCACGCGACCCGGGTGGTCGCGACGGACGTCTCCCGGCGAGCGCTCGACCTGACCCGGCTCAACGTGGCGCTCAACACCCCGGACGCCGAGGTCGAGACGCGGCTCGGGTCGATGCTGGAACCGGTCGCCGACGACCGCTTCGACCTCGTCGTGTCCAACCCGCCGTTCGTCATCACGCCCCACGAGGGTGCGGCGGGCGCGGCCGTGGAGCGGGCGATCGGCGCGTTCGAGTATCGCGACGGCGGTCGCAGCGGCGACGACCTGGTGCGGGACCTGATCACCGGCGTCGGCGCCGTCCTCGCCCCGGGCGGGGTGGTGCAGATGCTCGGCAACTGGGAGCACCGCCGCGGGCAGGACTGGACGGACCGGGTCGGGGGCTGGCTGGACGCGTCGGGCCTGGACGGCTGGGTGATCGAGCGCGAGCTGCTCGACCCGGCGGAGTACGCCGAGACGTGGATCCGGGACGGCGGCACGACGGCGGCCCGCGACCAGGCCGCCTGGGACGCCGCCTACGGGGCCTGGCTGGACGACTTCGCGGGCCGTGACGTCGAGGGCGTGGGCTTCGGCATCGTGACGCTGCGCCGCCCGGCGGAGGGTGCCCGCCCGTCGCTGCGCCGGCTGGAGGAGCACCACGGCAGCCTGCGGCAGCCGCTGGGCGGCCACCTCGCGGCGACGCTCGCGGCGCACGACTGGCTCGAGGCCCGGGACGACGACGACCTGGCCGCCGAGCGGCTCGTCGTCGCCGCCGACGTCACCGAGGAGCGCTACCTGACGCCGGGCGCCGCCGACCCGAACGTCGTCATCGTGCGACAGGGCGACGGCCTGGGCCGCGGCCTGCAGGCGTCGACCGGGCTGGCGGCGTTCGTGGGGGTGTGCGACGGTGAGCTCGCCGTCGGGCAGATCGTCGGCGCGCTGGGCGCGCTGCTCGACGTGCCCGCCGACGACCTCGCCGCGGAGCTGCTGCCCGCCGTCCGCGGTCTCGTGCGCGACGGGTTCCTCAGTCCTGCCGCAGGTACTGGTCGGCCCACGCGCTGA